A genomic segment from Cygnus atratus isolate AKBS03 ecotype Queensland, Australia chromosome 9, CAtr_DNAZoo_HiC_assembly, whole genome shotgun sequence encodes:
- the KCNJ13 gene encoding inward rectifier potassium channel 13, whose product MRTDMIESNNTKSSAPLLTQRYLRMVTKDGHSTFQMDGAQGKGLAYLRDAWGILMDMRWRWMMLVFSASFVIHWLVFAVLWYVLAEMNGDLQLNHDSPPDNHTICVKYITSFTAAFSFSLETQLTIGYGTMFPSGDCPSAIALLAIQMVLGLMLEAFITGAFVAKIARPKNRAFSIRFTRSAVVTHTEGKPYLMFQVANTRSSPLTSVQISAILYQEQENGQLHQTSVDFHLDSITSGECPFFTFPLTYYHSITPSSPLAALLQREAAHHFELVVFLSAVQEGTGEMCQRRTSYLPSEIMLYHRFAAVLARSAKGEYQIKMENFDKTIPEFPAVADSKSSKRTAKEIRINGQHADSFQLSETGLTD is encoded by the exons aTGAGAACAGATATGATAGAGAGCAATAACACCAAATCCAGTGCTCCCCTCCTGACCCAAAGATACCTGAGGATGGTCACAAAGGATGGACACAGCACATTCCAGATGGATGGTGCCCAAGGAAAAGGTCTGGCATACCTTCGAGATGCATGGGGAATATTAATGGACATGCGCTGGAGATGGATGATGCTTGTCTTTTCCGCTTCTTTTGTCATTCACTGGCTAGTCTTTGCAGTGCTTTGGTACGTGCTAGCCGAGATGAATGGGGACCTGCAGTTGAACCATGATTCTCCACCTGACAACCACACTATATGTGTCAAGTACATCACCAGttttacagctgctttctctttctcactgGAGACACAACTCACTATTGGTTACGGCACTATGTTCCCAAGTGGGGACTGTCCTAGTGCTATTGCCCTGCTCGCAATACAGATGGTCCTGGGGCTCATGCTGGAAGCCTTCATCACAG GTGCTTTTGTGGCAAAGATCGCCCGACCGAAGAACCGGGCGTTCTCCATCCGCTTCACCCGCTCTGCTGTAGTGACCCACACAGAGGGGAAGCCATACCTCATGTTCCAGGTGGCCAACACACGCTCCAGCCCACTCACAAGTGTCCAGATTTCTGCTATTCTTTACCAAGAACAGGAGAATGGTCAGCTGCACCAAACTAGTGTTGACTTCCACCTAGACAGCATTACTTCAGGCGAGTGCCCTTTTTTCACCTTTCCACTGACCTACTACCATTCTATCACTCCATCCAGCCCACTGGCTGCTCTCCTCCAAAGAGAGGCTGCTCACCATTTCGAGCTGGTCGTCTTTCTGTCAGCTGTGCAGGAGGGTACTGGAGAAATGTGTCAAAGAAGGACATCCTATCTCCCCTCAGAAATCATGCTGTACCATCGTTTTGCTGCTGTGCTAGCCCGCAGTGCCAAAGGTGAATATCAGATCAAGATGGAGAATTTTGACAAGACAATTCCAGAGTTCCCAGCTGTGGCTGACTCCAAGAGTTCCAAAAGGACTGCCAAGGAGATCCGCATCAACGGACAGCACGCCGACAGCTTCCAGCTCTCCGAGACTGGCCTCACAGATTAG